CACCATGCCTGCGTACGTCCGCCGGATCTCGTCCCCGATGTGCGCGTTGCGGTCGAGGAATTCGCGCGGCGCCTGCAGCGGAGCGGCCGGTGCGTTGAACGACACGAACAGGAACAGCGGCTTGGACGGATCGTGGCCCGCGACGACGGACGCGGCTTCCTTGCCGATGAGAGCGGTGTCGTATCCGGTTTCCTTGACCGGCTTGTCCTGGCGGTACCAGTCCGGCCCGTTGTCGCCGCGGCGGGTGAAGTGGTCGACGCCGCCGGCGAGCGTGCCGTAGAAGTGGTCGAAGCCCCGTCGAAGCGGCCAGAACCCGGGTTGGGCATGGCCCAGCTGCCACTTGCCGACGAAGGCGGTGCGATATCCCGATTCCTTCAGGGCCTGGGCCAGCGTCCGCTCTTCCACCGGCAGGCCGTACGTGCTCTGCGGGAGGATCGACTGGGTCTGCAGTCCGTAGCGGAAGGGATAGCGGCCCGTCATCACCGCCGCCCGGGTCTGGCTCGAATGGGGCTGGACATAGAACTGATTGAGGCGCACCGCGCCGTCGGCGATCCGGTCGATGTTCGGCGTGCGGATTTCCTTGCCGAGGTACCCGAGATCCTGCCAGCCCAGATCGTCCGGCATGAGGTACACGATGTGCGGGCGCTGCGCTGCCTGTGCCGGCAGGAAGGGGCAGGCGGTGATGGCTGCAACGAGGGCGAAGACAAGTGCGTTCGCCGGCTTCCCGGCGATGCCGCCTCTGCGCCGGGCCGGGGAAGAAGCAATCGTCATGGTCGCGGATGTTACACCGCGCTCCCCCCGCGACGCATCGCGCGGGAGCGCCTGTCCTCGACAATCGGGCCTTGTCCATGCCCGGACTTCCGAGACATTCCGGAGGGCGAAGGGCGGAGTGTTTCCTGTCCCTCGTCTGCGCGGCGGAACCCCCCGAACGGGACCGCGAAGGGCGGCGGCCCTGTGCTAGCATCGAACCATGAGCGAGCGCACTGCCGGCATGGACGGAACACTCCAGCGAACACTCGAGGCCGTCGGTGCGCGGGTGCGGCTGCAGCACGCCATCGAGATCGGCCTGCTCGCTCTTTCGGCGCTCCTCGCCATCGGCACCGTCATGGTGGTACTGGGCGCCATCCTCTCCGGCACGCCGCTCGCCCGCTGGCCCCTGTACGGCGGCCTCTTCCTGATCGCGGGTGCACTCTTCCTGTTCGGACGCGCCGCCCTGCGCTCCGTCTCGCTCGAGGAAGCCGCGGGCATTGCAGACGACGCGGCGCAGTTGCGCGACGAGCTCAAGTCCACGCTGTGGTTCTCCCGGTCCGGGGAGAGCTCGCCCTGGGTCGCCGTCCTGCTGCAGCGATGCTCGGCCACCGTTCGCGGGCTGGATGCCGGCAAGCTCGTGCCGCTGCGGCTGCCGTCCACGGTCTGGGCGGTCGTCATCCTCGGCGTCGTGCTGGCCGCCGCCGTGATCCTGTCCCCGCATTTCGCATCGCATGCTTCCGATCGCCCCGAGTCCTCCTCAGCGGCGCAACCAGCGCGCCCGCCCGCGGCCCCCCCGCCTGGGCAGGCGGTCATAGAGGAGGCGCTCGCGTCGGCGGATGCCGCCGCCAGGGAGCGCCTGGAACGTACGCTGGCGGCGCTGCAGGATCCGCAGCGCAGCGCCGAGGAAAAGCGCAGGGCGGTGGAGGAGGCGCGGCAGATCGCCGGGCAGCGCGCGCTGGAAGCCGCCGCGAGCCGTGAGCAGATGCGCAGCCTGGCCGAAAGTCTGGAAGACCGGAAGGGGTTCGAGGAAGTGGCGC
This region of Betaproteobacteria bacterium genomic DNA includes:
- a CDS encoding arylsulfatase → MTIASSPARRRGGIAGKPANALVFALVAAITACPFLPAQAAQRPHIVYLMPDDLGWQDLGYLGKEIRTPNIDRIADGAVRLNQFYVQPHSSQTRAAVMTGRYPFRYGLQTQSILPQSTYGLPVEERTLAQALKESGYRTAFVGKWQLGHAQPGFWPLRRGFDHFYGTLAGGVDHFTRRGDNGPDWYRQDKPVKETGYDTALIGKEAASVVAGHDPSKPLFLFVSFNAPAAPLQAPREFLDRNAHIGDEIRRTYAGMVSALDDAVGQILAALQKKGMLEDTLLVFHSDNGGAVAHKFPTGDGDLAVAAADNGPYRDGAGSVYEGGVRVPALVKWPRGLEAGVTNALIHVTDLYPTLLAQAGAGLDQRKPLDGIDQWPVIKEGKLGTRKDVPLTVEDLRASIRSGDWKLVVYSTLPSRTELYDIPHDPAEEDNAAERNPQLVQELLRKLTDFAWEMAPSRHLEDLARARKRDLPTVWGANPLRHGATARTDSRNDPSLTVERADRPQGAR